The following are encoded in a window of Bradyrhizobium sp. WBOS07 genomic DNA:
- the wecC gene encoding UDP-N-acetyl-D-mannosamine dehydrogenase, protein MPEFQKINVVGLGYIGLPTAALIASRGMQVVGIDTNERIVDTVASGRIHIAEPDLDGLVSKVVSSGALTTSTKPQAADVFIIAVPTPIDRENRPDLSSVHAAVDQIVDILAPGNLVILESTSPIGTTEAIAKRIIDRRPDLHIGVNGKEDGAIYVAYCPERVLPGRILTELINNDRCIGGITSTCTRRAQRFYKMFVRGACVGTTARTAELVKLTENAFRDTNIAFANELSLICDRFDISVWEVIDIANRHPRVNVLRPGPGVGGHCIAVDPWFIIDSAPDLARVMRTSREVNNTKTQKIIERTEALIDDHPYANIACCGLTFKANVDDLRESPAMEIATHLAAKYGERVRVVEPNLRRLPPQLADHRVAFVNIEEALRSCEIAILLVDHDEFKMVPLAERRHLDVIDTRGIWQDMPART, encoded by the coding sequence ATGCCTGAGTTCCAGAAGATCAATGTCGTTGGACTCGGTTATATCGGGCTACCGACGGCGGCCCTCATTGCAAGCCGAGGAATGCAGGTGGTCGGGATCGACACCAATGAGCGCATCGTCGATACGGTTGCATCCGGAAGAATTCACATCGCCGAGCCCGATCTCGATGGTCTCGTTTCCAAGGTCGTGTCGAGCGGGGCCCTGACGACATCCACCAAGCCGCAGGCGGCCGACGTCTTCATCATCGCGGTGCCGACGCCGATTGATCGCGAGAACCGTCCGGACTTGTCGAGCGTGCATGCGGCGGTCGACCAAATCGTCGATATTCTTGCGCCAGGTAATCTCGTCATCCTCGAATCGACGTCGCCGATCGGGACCACCGAGGCGATCGCAAAGCGGATCATTGACCGCAGGCCCGATTTGCACATCGGAGTCAACGGCAAGGAAGACGGGGCGATTTACGTCGCCTACTGCCCGGAACGCGTGTTACCGGGGCGGATCCTCACCGAGCTCATCAACAATGACAGATGCATTGGGGGCATCACGTCAACTTGTACGCGTCGCGCTCAACGCTTCTACAAGATGTTCGTTCGCGGGGCCTGCGTCGGGACGACGGCGCGCACAGCCGAGTTGGTCAAGCTGACGGAAAACGCCTTCCGCGATACCAACATAGCCTTTGCGAACGAACTCTCGCTGATCTGCGACAGGTTCGACATCAGTGTCTGGGAAGTGATCGATATCGCGAACCGCCATCCCCGCGTCAACGTCTTGCGGCCAGGACCGGGAGTGGGCGGGCACTGCATTGCGGTCGATCCCTGGTTCATCATCGACTCCGCGCCAGATCTCGCCCGGGTGATGCGAACCAGCCGCGAAGTCAACAACACCAAGACGCAGAAGATCATCGAACGTACCGAGGCGCTGATCGACGATCATCCCTATGCAAACATCGCCTGTTGTGGATTGACCTTCAAGGCCAATGTGGACGATTTGCGCGAAAGTCCCGCCATGGAAATAGCCACGCATCTCGCGGCAAAGTACGGAGAACGAGTCAGGGTCGTTGAGCCGAACCTTCGCCGTCTGCCGCCACAGTTGGCCGATCATCGTGTCGCCTTTGTGAACATCGAGGAAGCTCTGCGCAGCTGCGAAATCGCAATTCTCCTCGTCGACCACGACGAGTTTAAGATGGTACCCCTGGCAGAGCGTCGACATCTCGACGTCATAGACACGCGGGGCATATGGCAGGACATGCCGGCACGGACCTAG
- a CDS encoding Gfo/Idh/MocA family protein produces MRDSQLGIGVVGYGYWGPNIVRNFSINPATRVVSVSDLSPGRLGAVKQLYPAVETTSRYDDLLKDTSIDAIAIATPVHTHYELALAALRAGKHVLVEKPLATSAELVTRLIEEADRRGLTLMVDHTFLYTPAVQRIRELLLSRELGDIYYYDSTRASLGLFQKDVNVIWDLAVHDISIIHHILDKEPIAVSATGSCHVVGSPENMAHITLFFADACVAHVSVNWLSPVKVRQTFIGGSRKMIVYDDLEPTEKIKVYDKGITLDGPPEDAHQFRIGYRAGDMWAPHIAPTEALQTEVEHFVDCVRTGGQPISSGISGLRVIEVLEAASSSISRQGAPVLLREPYGLWQRPRAIA; encoded by the coding sequence ATGCGAGACAGTCAACTGGGAATTGGCGTAGTGGGCTACGGTTACTGGGGTCCCAATATCGTTCGCAATTTCTCGATCAATCCCGCCACCCGCGTCGTCAGCGTGAGCGACCTGAGCCCAGGAAGACTCGGCGCCGTAAAGCAGCTTTACCCGGCGGTGGAAACGACCAGTCGCTACGATGATCTGCTAAAGGACACCAGCATCGATGCCATCGCTATCGCAACGCCGGTGCATACGCACTACGAGCTGGCACTCGCGGCGTTGAGAGCCGGAAAGCATGTGCTGGTCGAAAAGCCGCTTGCGACGAGCGCTGAGCTCGTCACTCGCTTGATCGAGGAGGCGGACCGGCGCGGATTGACGCTCATGGTCGATCACACCTTTCTCTATACGCCCGCGGTCCAGAGGATCCGAGAGCTCCTGCTGAGCCGGGAACTCGGCGACATCTACTACTACGACAGCACGCGCGCGAGTCTCGGGCTGTTTCAAAAGGACGTAAATGTGATCTGGGACCTAGCGGTGCACGATATCTCGATTATCCACCATATCCTCGATAAGGAACCGATCGCCGTCTCGGCAACCGGTTCGTGCCACGTCGTCGGCTCGCCAGAGAACATGGCGCACATCACCTTGTTCTTTGCCGACGCGTGCGTCGCTCACGTCAGCGTCAATTGGCTCTCACCCGTTAAGGTGCGCCAAACGTTCATCGGCGGCAGTAGAAAGATGATTGTCTACGATGATCTCGAGCCGACCGAGAAGATCAAGGTCTATGACAAGGGCATCACACTCGATGGTCCTCCCGAGGATGCGCATCAATTCCGGATCGGGTACCGCGCCGGCGACATGTGGGCTCCGCATATTGCGCCAACGGAAGCACTGCAGACGGAGGTGGAGCATTTTGTGGATTGCGTACGCACCGGCGGTCAGCCGATTTCCAGTGGTATCTCCGGGCTCCGCGTGATCGAAGTCCTGGAAGCGGCATCGAGCTCGATCTCAAGACAGGGGGCGCCGGTATTGCTACGAGAGCCCTATGGGCTCTGGCAGCGCCCAAGAGCGATTGCATGA
- a CDS encoding oligosaccharide flippase family protein, translating into MADSATRSVQRSILFSALDRYIGLLVVFFATAVLARLLSPEEFGIYAVVNAITSIIAACFQEFAGASYLIQKRELSRASVQTTFTITLMISVATAFVLFVFAQPISRLFELDRLRYGIEISALNFLLLPFSGTMAALFRREMQFGTLAICNLVAGATIAVVSVALAMAHFSYMAPLWGAVAGNAVLAVMLLILRNDFGAMRPSLVDCREIVGFGLYSGAVSVVNVFYGLAPQLFLARVLDFTAVGLYSRATASTQIFDKLVTQVISPVVMPAVVARHKAGGDLKAVYLEAIQMLSAVQWPFLAFMAVMARPIILIWLGPTWLEIVPLVQLLCIGNLALFAACLTYPVFVALGRVQDALISSLISLPPSLLVIFGASFLGVHAVAASALVTLPFQAAVAFHFLGRHLGIRPGELVRSLFRSGAVTALVIGGVSICAALTDMQRLSSLAGLGLAFVVALLCWWLGLTVTGHPLLHQFRYAATGLARMALGLWPSRTAP; encoded by the coding sequence ATGGCAGACAGTGCAACGAGGTCCGTGCAGCGCTCGATCCTGTTCTCCGCGCTCGACCGTTACATCGGCCTGCTGGTGGTCTTTTTCGCGACCGCCGTGCTGGCCCGTTTGCTGTCGCCGGAGGAGTTTGGCATCTATGCCGTGGTGAACGCGATCACATCCATCATTGCCGCCTGCTTTCAGGAGTTTGCAGGCGCAAGCTATCTTATTCAGAAGCGCGAGTTGTCGCGGGCAAGCGTGCAGACCACGTTCACGATTACCCTCATGATCTCGGTGGCCACCGCCTTCGTTCTATTCGTGTTTGCGCAGCCCATCTCACGTCTCTTCGAGCTGGATCGCCTCCGCTACGGTATCGAAATTTCCGCCCTTAACTTTCTGTTGCTGCCGTTTTCTGGAACCATGGCCGCTTTGTTCCGTCGCGAGATGCAATTTGGAACACTCGCAATCTGCAACCTTGTGGCAGGTGCGACGATCGCTGTCGTCTCGGTCGCTCTCGCGATGGCCCACTTCAGCTACATGGCCCCGCTCTGGGGAGCGGTGGCCGGTAACGCCGTGCTGGCCGTGATGTTGCTCATCTTGCGGAACGACTTTGGCGCAATGCGTCCGTCCTTGGTGGACTGTCGGGAGATCGTCGGCTTCGGCCTCTACTCGGGCGCGGTGAGTGTTGTAAACGTATTCTATGGCTTGGCACCGCAGCTGTTTCTGGCGAGAGTGCTCGACTTCACGGCCGTCGGACTTTACAGCCGAGCAACCGCATCGACGCAAATATTCGACAAGCTGGTCACGCAAGTGATAAGCCCGGTCGTGATGCCCGCGGTTGTCGCGCGACACAAAGCAGGGGGCGATCTCAAGGCCGTCTATCTGGAGGCCATTCAGATGCTCTCCGCCGTGCAGTGGCCGTTCTTGGCGTTTATGGCGGTCATGGCCCGGCCAATCATTCTGATCTGGCTCGGTCCGACGTGGCTGGAGATCGTCCCGCTCGTGCAGCTGCTCTGCATTGGCAATCTCGCACTTTTTGCCGCCTGCCTGACCTACCCGGTGTTTGTTGCGCTCGGAAGGGTGCAGGATGCGCTGATCTCATCCCTGATTTCGTTGCCCCCCTCGCTTTTGGTCATCTTCGGCGCATCATTTCTGGGCGTGCACGCCGTTGCGGCGTCCGCGCTAGTGACGTTGCCATTTCAAGCTGCGGTGGCGTTTCATTTTCTTGGGCGGCACCTTGGTATTCGACCCGGCGAATTGGTACGCAGCCTCTTCAGAAGCGGAGCTGTAACGGCTCTCGTGATTGGTGGGGTATCGATCTGTGCCGCACTGACGGACATGCAAAGACTTTCGTCGCTTGCGGGCCTGGGATTAGCCTTTGTCGTCGCTCTGCTTTGTTGGTGGCTGGGGCTAACGGTGACCGGGCACCCCCTTTTGCATCAGTTTCGCTATGCCGCAACCGGCCTAGCGAGAATGGCGCTGGGGCTATGGCCTTCGCGGACGGCGCCATAG
- a CDS encoding acyltransferase translates to MPIKDDVELGRDVRILHPELVNLYGCTVGDESRIGTFVEVQAGAKIGARCKLSSHSFVCEGVTIEDEVFIGHGVMFTNDKHPRATAVDGRPQQASDWTLQRTHVGRGASIGSNATILCGVTIGAGALVGAGSVVTKDVPAGATVAGVPARIMSAADNRAPADRAFSSDAS, encoded by the coding sequence ATGCCCATCAAAGACGACGTAGAACTTGGTCGCGATGTTCGCATTCTTCATCCGGAGCTGGTCAATCTGTATGGCTGCACTGTTGGTGACGAGAGCAGGATCGGAACGTTCGTCGAGGTTCAGGCGGGAGCGAAGATAGGTGCACGCTGCAAGCTATCCTCGCACAGCTTCGTCTGCGAGGGCGTAACGATCGAGGACGAGGTATTCATCGGCCATGGTGTGATGTTTACAAATGACAAGCATCCGAGGGCGACGGCGGTGGATGGCCGTCCTCAACAAGCCTCGGACTGGACGTTGCAGCGCACTCACGTCGGTAGGGGGGCCTCCATCGGTTCCAACGCTACCATCTTATGTGGGGTGACAATCGGTGCGGGGGCGTTAGTCGGCGCGGGTTCGGTCGTGACGAAGGACGTCCCCGCGGGTGCCACTGTTGCGGGGGTTCCGGCTCGAATTATGTCTGCAGCCGACAATCGAGCTCCTGCAGATCGTGCCTTCAGCAGCGATGCCTCTTAA
- a CDS encoding DegT/DnrJ/EryC1/StrS aminotransferase family protein, with translation MIPFLDLKAQYRQIKPDIDAAVARVVSSGHFVLGPEVTAFERRFAEYCRTSHCLAVNSGTSALHLALLAAGVGPGDEVITVSMTFVATTAAILYSGAKPVFVDVDPVTWTMDPGLIEAAITPRTKAILPVHLHGLMAEMDSIMSIARRHGLVVIEDAAQAHGAEYRGRRAGSIGDLGCFSFYPGKNLGAFGEGGAVVTDQPEFARRVSLLRDWGQEAKYDHVIAGYNYRMDEIQSAVLNVKLDYIERWTEARRSLAERYNELLSELPFARPQPPRHSRHVYHVYSVRLQRRDEALAILRDAGIGAGIHYPIPVHLQKAYAELGCRAGDLPVTENLANEFLSLPIYPELLPDGAAAVVSTLRNAGALRPTQAVNNRSLHSQNILTSSCNRRAS, from the coding sequence TTGATACCCTTCCTGGATCTGAAAGCCCAATACCGTCAAATCAAGCCGGACATCGATGCCGCGGTGGCCAGAGTGGTCAGCAGCGGACACTTCGTGCTCGGGCCGGAGGTGACGGCCTTCGAGCGCCGCTTTGCGGAATATTGCCGGACCTCGCATTGCCTTGCGGTCAATAGTGGGACGTCGGCGCTTCATCTTGCACTGCTGGCCGCGGGCGTTGGACCGGGTGATGAAGTGATCACGGTCTCCATGACGTTCGTGGCAACCACCGCGGCCATTCTCTACAGCGGCGCCAAACCCGTCTTTGTCGACGTTGATCCGGTCACGTGGACGATGGATCCTGGTCTGATCGAGGCAGCGATAACACCGCGAACCAAGGCCATCCTGCCGGTTCATCTCCATGGGCTGATGGCCGAGATGGATTCCATAATGTCGATCGCGCGGCGTCATGGTCTGGTCGTCATCGAGGACGCCGCGCAGGCACACGGCGCCGAATACCGGGGGCGGCGTGCTGGTTCGATCGGAGATCTGGGGTGCTTCAGCTTTTATCCCGGTAAGAATCTCGGGGCCTTCGGCGAGGGTGGGGCGGTTGTAACTGATCAGCCTGAATTCGCTCGCCGCGTGTCACTACTGCGGGACTGGGGACAGGAGGCGAAGTACGACCACGTCATTGCCGGATACAATTATCGCATGGATGAGATCCAGAGCGCGGTACTGAATGTCAAGCTGGACTACATCGAGCGCTGGACCGAGGCCCGCCGCTCGCTGGCAGAACGATACAACGAACTGCTGTCTGAGCTCCCATTCGCGCGTCCTCAGCCGCCCCGGCACTCCCGCCACGTGTATCACGTTTATTCTGTCAGACTGCAACGGCGCGACGAAGCCTTGGCCATATTGCGGGACGCCGGCATCGGCGCTGGGATTCACTATCCCATCCCAGTGCATCTGCAAAAAGCCTATGCAGAACTCGGTTGTCGGGCCGGCGATCTGCCGGTAACTGAGAATCTTGCGAACGAGTTTCTCTCCCTTCCCATCTATCCGGAGTTGCTGCCGGACGGGGCGGCCGCAGTTGTCTCCACTTTGAGGAACGCCGGAGCATTGCGACCCACACAGGCCGTCAACAACCGATCGTTGCATTCACAAAACATCTTAACGAGTTCCTGCAACAGGAGGGCGTCTTGA
- a CDS encoding NAD-dependent epimerase/dehydratase family protein, which produces MIELKGKRVLVTGGAGFIGSHIVDLLCDEGCIEIVALDNMVRGRPENLRRALGRGPVRLVHGDIRDRKLMEALVKAADIVFHQAALRITHCAAEPRLAKEVMVDATYDLLELCIKHDIEKIIAASSASVYGMAEEFPTTERQNPYNNRTLYGAAKAFNEGLLRAFNDVCGLDYVAFRYFNVYGSRMDIHGRYTEVLIRWMERLEAGLPPVIFGDGCQTMDFVHVRDVARANILAARAKITDEVFNVGSGTETSLTELATVLASVMGRRGLTPEFAPERSVNPVPRRLASTGKAERLLGFRATVSLEQGLADLVKWWRSERDVASDRQRQAAAS; this is translated from the coding sequence TTGATTGAGCTCAAGGGGAAGCGTGTTCTCGTCACCGGCGGAGCAGGATTCATCGGCTCCCACATCGTTGATCTGCTCTGCGATGAGGGGTGTATTGAGATCGTTGCCCTCGACAATATGGTGAGAGGCCGACCGGAAAATCTCCGGCGCGCGCTCGGACGCGGGCCGGTGAGACTGGTTCATGGCGACATACGCGATCGCAAGTTGATGGAAGCCTTGGTGAAGGCTGCTGACATCGTGTTTCACCAGGCCGCGCTGCGCATCACGCATTGCGCGGCGGAGCCGCGCCTGGCCAAGGAGGTCATGGTTGACGCCACCTATGATCTCCTTGAGCTGTGTATCAAGCACGACATCGAAAAAATCATCGCAGCGTCCTCGGCATCCGTCTATGGCATGGCAGAGGAGTTTCCGACAACCGAGCGGCAAAATCCGTACAACAACCGGACTCTCTATGGAGCAGCCAAGGCCTTCAACGAAGGCTTGCTGCGCGCCTTCAATGACGTTTGCGGCCTTGATTACGTGGCATTTCGGTATTTCAACGTCTATGGCAGCCGGATGGATATCCACGGACGGTATACCGAGGTCTTGATCCGCTGGATGGAGCGGCTGGAGGCTGGATTACCCCCCGTAATCTTTGGTGACGGCTGTCAGACCATGGATTTCGTTCACGTCCGCGATGTCGCGCGCGCCAACATCCTAGCCGCCCGGGCAAAGATTACTGATGAGGTCTTCAACGTCGGAAGCGGTACTGAAACCAGCCTGACAGAATTGGCTACCGTGCTTGCGTCGGTGATGGGACGCCGCGGCTTGACACCCGAGTTCGCACCTGAGCGCTCGGTCAATCCGGTGCCGCGACGGCTGGCATCGACGGGAAAGGCGGAGCGTCTGCTGGGGTTCCGCGCCACGGTCTCGCTCGAGCAGGGGCTCGCCGATCTCGTGAAATGGTGGCGATCAGAACGCGATGTCGCTTCGGACCGTCAGCGGCAGGCAGCGGCATCGTGA
- a CDS encoding DegT/DnrJ/EryC1/StrS aminotransferase family protein: MVAIRTRCRFGPSAAGSGIVIPIAMPLLADEEADAARAVVLSGWVSQGPQVAAFEEEFAALVGAQHACAVANCTTALQLALAALGVGSGDEVITVSHSFIATANVIRYQGATPVFVDIEPETYNLDCNRLAEAITERTRAIIAVHQMGMPCDMAALVAVARRHGIALIEDAACAAGSQICMNGQWEAIGKPHGDIACFSFHPRKVITTGEGGMLTTSDPELDRKFRLLRQHGMSVPDIVRHGSQRVIFEEYVLVGYNYRMTDMQAAIGRKQLERLPQLIARRRALASRYDQLIGNIEGLRLPFEPEWARSNWQSYCVRLPDRLDQRATMQSLLDQGIATRRGIMCSHREPPYAEAKPCHDLRQSELAQDHAILLPLYAQMGSADQERIADAVKNELAR; the protein is encoded by the coding sequence ATGGTGGCGATCAGAACGCGATGTCGCTTCGGACCGTCAGCGGCAGGCAGCGGCATCGTGATCCCGATCGCTATGCCGCTGCTCGCGGACGAAGAGGCCGATGCCGCGCGCGCCGTCGTACTGTCGGGCTGGGTCTCGCAAGGTCCGCAGGTAGCTGCGTTTGAGGAAGAGTTCGCCGCACTTGTCGGGGCCCAGCACGCCTGCGCGGTCGCGAATTGCACGACCGCCCTGCAGCTCGCCTTGGCCGCGCTGGGCGTCGGCAGCGGGGATGAGGTGATCACGGTCAGCCATTCCTTCATAGCAACGGCGAACGTGATCCGATATCAGGGCGCCACCCCTGTCTTTGTCGATATCGAGCCCGAGACATATAACTTGGATTGCAATCGGCTGGCAGAAGCGATCACCGAGCGCACACGCGCGATCATCGCGGTCCATCAGATGGGCATGCCGTGCGACATGGCCGCGCTCGTGGCCGTGGCGCGTCGCCACGGGATCGCCCTGATCGAGGATGCGGCCTGTGCCGCGGGATCGCAGATCTGCATGAACGGGCAATGGGAAGCGATCGGCAAGCCGCATGGAGACATTGCCTGCTTCTCCTTTCATCCACGAAAGGTGATCACAACAGGTGAGGGAGGGATGCTCACCACGTCCGATCCCGAGCTCGATCGCAAGTTCAGGTTGCTACGTCAACACGGGATGAGCGTCCCGGATATTGTGCGTCACGGCTCGCAGCGTGTCATTTTCGAAGAGTACGTCCTCGTCGGCTATAACTATCGAATGACGGATATGCAGGCCGCGATCGGGCGCAAGCAGCTCGAGCGGCTTCCGCAACTGATTGCGCGCCGGCGCGCGCTGGCATCGCGTTACGACCAATTGATTGGGAATATAGAGGGGCTGCGGTTACCGTTCGAACCGGAGTGGGCGCGATCTAATTGGCAGAGCTACTGTGTGCGCTTGCCCGATCGATTGGATCAGCGGGCAACGATGCAATCGCTGCTCGACCAGGGCATCGCTACGCGGAGAGGCATCATGTGCTCGCATCGCGAGCCGCCGTACGCGGAGGCGAAGCCGTGCCATGATCTACGACAATCCGAGCTTGCTCAGGATCACGCGATCCTGCTTCCACTTTATGCGCAGATGGGCTCAGCGGACCAGGAGCGTATCGCCGACGCGGTCAAGAATGAACTCGCCCGTTGA
- a CDS encoding glycosyltransferase family 4 protein codes for MKVLVYPHSMELGGSQLNAVQLAEAVRDLGHQVTVASETGPLMDRVRETGLEHIEIPRHRARPSPRVSQMLRNIVNGGGVDVVHGHEWPPIVEAFLNVGLSTRTAVVGTVMSMSVPSFLPRSVPLTVGTEMIRRAAVAAGHQDVTLLEPPVDTKSDHPLLDGTSFRVAQNIGPDEIVIAMVCRLVPNLKLEGLLSACDAVGAMDLDGLTVRLLIIGDGPARPTVEARAARINALLGRTAVILVGEMSDPRPGYAAADVIIGQGGSALRGMAFGKPLVVIGEDGFSELLTPESAPTFLRQGWYGLGRGSRGAGPDALRSALEVVLVSTSLRQELGSFGRRLVENRFSLAHAARTIEQTYLRALRGKIARGRRLTDAGRCAASLARYKIQRKYQRWMGLASAEDDNDRARISQVLSARATTPCSVRVAPDPAGEVSRETDS; via the coding sequence ATGAAGGTGCTGGTCTATCCGCATTCCATGGAACTGGGTGGATCGCAGCTCAACGCAGTCCAGCTTGCCGAGGCGGTCCGAGACCTCGGCCATCAGGTCACTGTGGCGTCGGAGACCGGGCCTCTTATGGACAGGGTAAGAGAGACGGGCCTCGAACACATCGAAATTCCCCGGCATCGAGCCCGCCCCTCGCCGCGTGTCAGCCAGATGCTCCGCAATATCGTTAACGGAGGCGGAGTGGACGTGGTGCACGGTCACGAATGGCCCCCAATAGTCGAGGCTTTTCTGAACGTTGGACTATCGACGCGAACTGCCGTGGTGGGAACGGTCATGTCGATGTCCGTCCCCTCTTTCCTACCTCGCAGTGTCCCCCTGACCGTGGGCACGGAGATGATCCGCCGCGCTGCCGTCGCTGCAGGACATCAAGATGTCACCCTGCTCGAGCCGCCAGTGGATACGAAATCTGACCATCCCCTCCTCGATGGCACGAGTTTTCGCGTCGCTCAGAATATCGGACCTGATGAGATCGTCATTGCGATGGTCTGCCGGCTGGTGCCGAACCTGAAACTGGAGGGCCTGCTCTCGGCGTGTGATGCCGTCGGAGCAATGGACCTCGACGGTCTTACGGTGCGGTTATTGATCATAGGTGATGGACCGGCCCGCCCGACCGTCGAAGCGCGGGCGGCCAGAATCAATGCGCTACTCGGCCGGACCGCCGTCATATTGGTGGGCGAGATGTCCGATCCTCGGCCCGGCTATGCTGCCGCGGATGTCATTATCGGCCAAGGTGGTTCGGCGCTGCGCGGCATGGCTTTTGGCAAGCCGCTAGTGGTCATTGGAGAGGACGGGTTCAGTGAGCTGTTGACGCCTGAGAGTGCGCCGACATTCCTGCGGCAGGGTTGGTATGGGCTGGGAAGAGGCTCTCGTGGTGCCGGCCCCGATGCACTTCGGTCGGCTCTTGAGGTCGTTCTCGTCTCAACGTCCCTTCGCCAGGAGCTTGGCAGTTTCGGCCGACGACTGGTGGAGAATCGCTTCAGCCTAGCACACGCGGCGAGGACGATAGAGCAAACCTATCTGCGCGCACTGCGCGGCAAGATTGCGCGCGGGCGCCGACTGACAGATGCCGGTCGATGTGCTGCCAGCCTTGCCCGCTATAAGATACAGCGAAAATATCAGCGTTGGATGGGTTTGGCTTCCGCGGAGGACGATAATGATCGGGCGCGAATCTCCCAGGTGCTGTCCGCAAGAGCGACCACCCCTTGTTCAGTCAGAGTGGCGCCGGATCCGGCAGGTGAGGTATCCCGGGAAACCGATTCCTGA
- a CDS encoding bifunctional 2-polyprenyl-6-hydroxyphenol methylase/3-demethylubiquinol 3-O-methyltransferase UbiG, protein MNEHAAQHLTSSTSGTAARVLVAIASHGTSNDRYLERIIREYRSMSCAIDIVVLSNIDKGPTAGAECIVGMPTKDPWSLPFAHKKLFVERHDQYDLFIYSEDDILITEKNIRAWLDVTSVLPEDEVAGFLRVEFAEDGQRNYPDIHAHFHWDPSSVRWRGDYILAHFTNEHAACFALTREQLGKALRSGGFDVAPHQGRYDLACSAATDPYTQCGLKKLVPISHLEDFTVHHLTNRYVGRMGVGLDELGRQKEILLEIAHGRRLPYSLLPTETRLRRARFSKNYYESESEELISLVPASARSVLSLGCGSGRTERRLQARGLHVAAIPLDPVIAAGPASDGIEMIYADLDSIDSDRGAYDCILCLNLLHLAPDPRKLLRKLQTFMHEQSIAVIQMPNTLSPRGIRSYLGAGLQSGRRSGYDAAGAHFASARRLARWCTDAGLRIEKMFGIPADRDDGLFGMTSRLSAFAPEFLLLGLAASIVVTASGGMPNDDETTVFAGLQDQGAEMEGHRFGQNGPI, encoded by the coding sequence ATGAACGAGCATGCTGCCCAGCATTTGACGAGCTCAACCAGCGGTACCGCGGCCCGCGTGCTGGTCGCGATTGCAAGCCATGGAACGTCGAATGACCGCTACCTCGAGCGGATCATTAGAGAGTACAGGTCGATGTCTTGCGCCATTGATATCGTGGTGTTGTCTAACATCGACAAGGGCCCGACAGCCGGGGCGGAATGCATCGTTGGCATGCCAACCAAGGACCCATGGTCCCTGCCGTTCGCACACAAGAAACTCTTCGTGGAACGTCATGACCAGTACGATCTGTTCATCTATTCTGAAGACGATATTCTGATCACAGAGAAGAACATCCGTGCCTGGCTGGATGTAACGTCGGTTCTGCCTGAAGACGAAGTAGCCGGGTTTCTGCGGGTTGAATTCGCTGAAGACGGCCAGCGCAATTACCCTGACATCCACGCTCACTTTCACTGGGATCCCTCATCGGTCAGATGGCGCGGCGACTATATTCTGGCGCATTTTACCAACGAGCACGCCGCTTGCTTTGCTCTCACCCGGGAGCAGCTGGGCAAGGCGCTGCGTTCGGGCGGCTTCGACGTAGCTCCGCATCAGGGGAGGTATGATCTCGCCTGTTCGGCTGCCACGGATCCATACACCCAATGTGGTCTGAAGAAGCTGGTGCCAATCTCGCACCTGGAGGATTTCACGGTCCATCACCTCACCAACCGGTATGTCGGCCGGATGGGGGTCGGGCTGGACGAACTTGGCAGGCAGAAGGAGATTCTGCTGGAGATCGCGCACGGCCGTCGCCTACCTTACTCGCTGCTTCCAACGGAGACGCGCCTTCGTCGCGCAAGGTTTTCCAAGAACTATTACGAATCCGAATCCGAGGAGTTGATCTCCCTCGTGCCGGCATCGGCGCGCAGCGTTCTCTCACTCGGTTGTGGCTCTGGCAGAACAGAAAGGCGGCTGCAAGCGCGAGGTCTGCATGTCGCGGCGATCCCTCTGGATCCGGTCATTGCGGCTGGGCCTGCCAGCGACGGGATTGAGATGATCTACGCCGATCTGGATAGCATCGATTCCGATCGCGGCGCCTACGATTGCATTCTCTGCCTCAACCTGTTGCATCTGGCTCCGGATCCGCGAAAGTTGCTTCGGAAGCTGCAGACGTTCATGCACGAGCAGTCGATAGCAGTGATCCAGATGCCCAACACGCTGTCCCCCAGGGGCATTCGTTCTTATCTCGGAGCGGGTCTCCAATCCGGGCGGCGCAGCGGCTACGACGCTGCCGGCGCTCATTTTGCTTCGGCGCGCAGGCTGGCGAGGTGGTGCACCGACGCGGGGTTGCGAATTGAGAAGATGTTCGGAATTCCAGCGGATCGTGACGATGGATTGTTCGGCATGACTTCTAGGCTGAGCGCCTTCGCACCGGAATTCCTTTTGCTTGGCCTTGCGGCTTCGATCGTCGTCACCGCCTCGGGCGGGATGCCAAATGACGACGAGACGACCGTATTTGCTGGCCTTCAGGATCAGGGAGCCGAGATGGAGGGTCACCGTTTCGGTCAAAATGGACCGATTTAG